One Fibrobacter sp. genomic window, TTGTCCTTCAGCTTTTGCACCATGAGGTGAAAGTTGTAGCGGCGAAGCTGTTCCAGAACATTGTTGTCCCGTGCGGACTTGTGCTCCACAAGGAAGCCGACGAACTGTACGGGCTCGGAACAGTCTTCCTGAAAATCCTGCTTTACGTTTGCAAGAAACGCCAGGTCGGCGTACCCTTTGCTTTCGGTGTCGCTATAATCGCCGGGCATGCGTCTGAATGATGCTTGGTCCAGCAGGTTGAAGAGGTCGTTTAGTTCTGCATCCTTTGTGGTAAGGTAGCGGATAAACTCCAGAAAAGTCGGGACATCCGCTAACACTCCCCTGCAGAAGGGATCGTGAGGTAAATTCATCTTTATCCTATGAATTTATGTGGATGTAAAAAATCAGGGAATGGCCTAGTTGGGGCGAATTCCGTGGGCCCGCGACAGCTTGAAATATTTGAACTAGCCACGAGCCGACATGTAGTAAATAAACCCCGCTTTCGCAGCGGATATGTTAAA contains:
- a CDS encoding Rpn family recombination-promoting nuclease/putative transposase, with the protein product MNLPHDPFCRGVLADVPTFLEFIRYLTTKDAELNDLFNLLDQASFRRMPGDYSDTESKGYADLAFLANVKQDFQEDCSEPVQFVGFLVEHKSARDNNVLEQLRRYNFHLMVQKLKDNVFRGIPSIAIILYNGKENWDPLKELYANKPKKLQRLMLPFQCIMLDVNNVSDEELDGFNARLAAFIGSLKYVRDPESKRDLFRRIIERVLEELTKQEALDLLHQMDVYLRN